From a single Nostoc sp. MS1 genomic region:
- a CDS encoding EAL domain-containing protein, whose amino-acid sequence MSEASSGAKTCFCRYLKSCQRQQAGKLFLWFPTQHTLKKVTDYLQQLAIKYESMDERAGLSLYCQAGQAQEVALKLSQILTHIELKETQVLFIKGKTQPKLPDFSEIGSLQRFIKFTESDWLIEMMAKERFTTHFQPIVSMRNTSEIYGYEALLRGIDEQGNLIAPSPIIELATEAGLLPQFDRIARLSTIAQFSRYQLSEKIFINFAPTALYDPVSCLRSTVEAIDKAGISHERVVFEVVESDSPQNLEHLKAVLKYYRDAGFSIALDDIGSGYSSLNLLHQLRPDLIKLDMELTRNVHLDPYKASITEKLLEIAQKLDIQTVAEGIECIEELNWLQERGATFAQGYLIAKPSPIPVTTTPQLETKSPVVLHSNQQVRQIVQNQSESEKIVAAVTQRIRQSLHLEEILQTTADELRQLFEVDRVLIYQFKPDWSGFVAVESVAEGCLSILGFQVMDTCFQATQGTYYQQGHTKATEDIENAELTPCHLDLLRSLQIRANLVVPILQKERLWGLLIAHQCRSTRQWQQSEINLFKQLAGQAAIAIHQSELYQQLQQANQELQRLASLDGLTQIANRRCFDNRLTVEWEQLAQEQAFLSLILCDIDFFKLYNDTLGHLAGDDVIKYVADAISKTVAESSHLVARYGGEEFAIILPNIDAQGAVALAKEIQTSVSALKLAHPSSLIGEFITLSFGIATIIPNRQLSPLNLIAAADQGLYQAKAKGRNCIFQVAENVEPSRNGSCLRKV is encoded by the coding sequence ATGAGTGAAGCATCTTCAGGCGCTAAAACTTGTTTTTGTCGTTATCTTAAATCGTGTCAGCGTCAACAAGCAGGTAAACTTTTTCTCTGGTTCCCTACTCAACACACCCTGAAAAAAGTTACTGACTACCTACAGCAGTTAGCTATTAAATATGAATCAATGGATGAGCGTGCAGGTTTGAGTTTGTACTGTCAAGCCGGACAAGCACAAGAAGTTGCTCTTAAATTGTCTCAAATCCTGACGCACATAGAACTAAAAGAAACGCAAGTTCTGTTTATTAAAGGGAAGACTCAACCTAAACTGCCAGATTTTAGTGAAATTGGTTCATTGCAACGTTTTATTAAATTCACTGAGTCCGACTGGTTGATAGAAATGATGGCGAAGGAACGCTTCACCACACATTTCCAACCCATTGTTTCCATGAGAAATACATCGGAAATTTATGGATATGAAGCACTATTACGCGGAATAGACGAACAGGGCAATTTAATTGCGCCATCTCCTATCATAGAATTGGCAACCGAAGCTGGACTTCTACCTCAATTCGACCGCATTGCGCGTCTCAGCACTATTGCTCAATTCAGTCGTTATCAACTAAGTGAAAAAATATTCATCAATTTTGCACCTACAGCGCTTTATGACCCCGTATCTTGTCTACGTTCTACGGTAGAAGCTATTGATAAAGCAGGTATTTCTCATGAACGGGTTGTCTTTGAAGTTGTAGAATCAGACAGTCCGCAAAATTTAGAACACCTCAAGGCTGTTCTTAAATATTACCGAGATGCAGGCTTTTCCATTGCTCTTGATGACATTGGTTCCGGTTACTCTAGTCTGAACTTATTACATCAGTTACGTCCAGACTTAATTAAATTGGATATGGAGTTAACCAGAAATGTCCATCTAGACCCCTACAAAGCTTCAATTACGGAAAAACTATTAGAAATTGCCCAAAAATTAGATATCCAGACTGTGGCTGAAGGGATTGAGTGTATTGAAGAACTGAATTGGTTGCAAGAACGAGGTGCAACTTTTGCTCAAGGTTATTTAATTGCTAAACCTAGTCCTATACCTGTTACAACTACACCTCAGTTGGAAACAAAGTCGCCTGTAGTATTGCACTCTAATCAGCAGGTTCGACAAATTGTTCAAAACCAAAGTGAGTCTGAAAAAATTGTGGCGGCTGTGACGCAACGCATTCGTCAATCATTACATTTGGAAGAAATTCTGCAAACTACAGCAGATGAACTAAGACAATTATTTGAGGTAGATAGAGTATTAATTTATCAGTTTAAGCCAGACTGGAGTGGGTTTGTGGCTGTAGAATCTGTAGCTGAAGGATGCTTATCTATCTTAGGATTTCAGGTGATGGATACATGCTTTCAAGCTACTCAAGGAACTTATTATCAACAAGGCCATACTAAAGCGACTGAAGATATCGAAAATGCTGAACTTACGCCTTGTCATCTCGACTTGTTGCGGAGTTTGCAAATTCGCGCCAACTTAGTTGTACCCATTTTGCAAAAAGAACGCTTATGGGGACTGTTAATTGCTCATCAATGTCGCAGTACTAGACAATGGCAACAATCAGAGATTAATCTATTTAAACAGTTGGCGGGGCAAGCTGCGATCGCTATTCACCAATCAGAACTTTACCAGCAACTCCAACAAGCTAACCAAGAATTACAACGTCTTGCATCTTTAGATGGTCTAACTCAAATTGCCAATCGACGTTGTTTTGATAATAGGCTCACAGTAGAATGGGAGCAATTAGCACAAGAGCAAGCTTTTTTATCTTTAATTTTGTGTGATATCGACTTCTTTAAGCTTTATAACGATACATTAGGGCATTTAGCTGGAGATGATGTTATTAAATACGTAGCTGATGCTATCTCAAAAACAGTCGCCGAATCTAGTCATTTAGTCGCTCGTTATGGTGGAGAAGAGTTTGCAATTATTTTGCCTAATATTGATGCCCAAGGAGCTGTTGCTCTTGCCAAAGAAATTCAAACTAGTGTGAGTGCATTAAAACTCGCTCATCCCAGTTCTTTGATTGGTGAGTTTATTACATTAAGTTTTGGTATAGCTACTATTATCCCCAATCGCCAGTTATCTCCGCTCAATTTGATTGCTGCGGCTGACCAAGGACTCTATCAAGCAAAAGCAAAAGGTAGAAACTGTATATTCCAGGTTGCAGAGAATGTGGAACCGTCACGAAACGGCTCTTGCTTGCGGAAGGTGTAG
- a CDS encoding PD-(D/E)XK nuclease family protein encodes MLTTHTQLLRLSQGHLNLLETCPRKFQHAYLEQLNSPANPEHEERQTLGSRFHLLMQQREMGLPINSFLQADPQLKKWMSAFADAAPEILTPATDRPTFRESEHYRTLQVQDYLLTVIYDLLIADNQQAQILDWKTYPKPPDKRKLSKNWQTRLYMYVLAETSEYLPENISMTYWFVQSQGKPQNIQFTYSDSLHKQTAKNLNQLLNQLTIWLNNYQHGELFPQIPEHSKTCEYCQFAKKCVRQRRGVAHRTAITEETISTVPASLEVIQEVSL; translated from the coding sequence ATGCTGACAACTCACACTCAATTATTACGCCTGTCCCAAGGACATTTGAATTTACTCGAAACCTGTCCGCGTAAATTTCAACACGCTTACTTAGAACAACTCAATTCACCAGCAAATCCTGAACATGAGGAACGACAAACTTTAGGTAGTCGCTTTCACCTGCTTATGCAGCAAAGAGAAATGGGTCTACCAATTAATAGTTTTTTACAAGCTGATCCCCAACTCAAAAAATGGATGTCTGCTTTTGCGGATGCAGCACCAGAAATTCTCACACCTGCAACCGATAGACCAACCTTCCGTGAGAGTGAACACTATCGCACCCTACAAGTTCAAGATTATCTACTCACAGTTATCTATGATTTATTAATTGCCGATAATCAACAAGCCCAAATTTTAGACTGGAAAACATATCCCAAACCACCAGACAAACGCAAGCTATCTAAAAATTGGCAAACACGCTTATATATGTATGTATTAGCTGAAACTAGCGAATACTTACCGGAAAATATTTCTATGACCTACTGGTTTGTACAATCTCAAGGCAAACCACAAAACATTCAATTTACTTACAGTGATAGCTTACACAAACAAACAGCAAAAAACCTAAACCAACTATTAAATCAATTAACTATTTGGCTGAACAATTATCAACATGGGGAGTTATTTCCCCAAATTCCAGAACATAGTAAGACTTGTGAATATTGCCAATTTGCTAAAAAGTGCGTTCGCCAACGGCGGGGCGTAGCCCATCGTACAGCAATAACAGAAGAGACAATTAGTACAGTTCCAGCTAGTCTTGAAGTGATTCAAGAAGTATCACTATAG
- a CDS encoding GNAT family N-acetyltransferase, with protein sequence MNNFDETDIIYVRELGIDDIAPVYHLGEELFTSDLYPYLYRTWDEWEVIGLYNTDPEYCLVAETDGELAGFILGTIITKASWTYGYILWLGVNPKFQRQGVADKLVDKVVARMIEDGARFMLVDTDPTNTPAVKFFNRKGFGNIRQHIFLSMNLSKHPYYGRLIDYEHQKAERAGYRRSRPAIRARKADGGANEVVINPLIKETPSNDEPSPI encoded by the coding sequence ATGAATAACTTTGATGAAACTGATATCATTTATGTGCGAGAATTAGGAATAGATGATATTGCTCCTGTATACCATTTGGGAGAAGAATTATTTACCAGTGATTTATATCCTTACCTTTACCGCACTTGGGACGAATGGGAGGTAATTGGACTTTATAACACAGACCCAGAATACTGTTTAGTTGCAGAAACAGATGGCGAACTAGCAGGATTTATTCTAGGCACTATTATTACCAAAGCATCTTGGACTTATGGCTATATTTTATGGTTAGGAGTGAACCCAAAATTTCAACGTCAGGGAGTCGCTGATAAATTAGTTGATAAAGTTGTCGCTCGGATGATTGAAGATGGCGCAAGATTTATGTTAGTAGATACTGACCCTACCAACACACCAGCCGTTAAATTTTTCAACCGCAAAGGTTTCGGCAATATTCGCCAACATATCTTCTTATCAATGAATTTAAGCAAACACCCATATTATGGCAGACTAATTGACTACGAACACCAAAAAGCAGAAAGAGCCGGATATAGACGTTCTCGTCCAGCTATTCGGGCGCGTAAAGCAGATGGCGGCGCTAACGAAGTAGTTATTAATCCTTTAATTAAAGAAACGCCAAGTAACGATGAACCAAGTCCGATTTAG
- a CDS encoding single-stranded-DNA-specific exonuclease RecJ: MQWILTATEQPPDWFIQAVKKYAPTNSQGTYAAQLLWQRGIKEESQLAAFINYKTYQPASPFEFGQEMQLGVARLKQALQAGEKVAIWGDFDADGITSTAVLWDGLGQFFPQHQKLGYYIPNRLKESHGLNESGIDDLASKGFTLIVTCDTGSTNIDEIIYAQKLGIDVIVTDHHTLPVERPPVIAIINPRYLPNEHPLFHLSGVGVAYKLIEALYQTLPDIPKNPLEDLLDLVAVGLIADLVQLSGDCRYLAQLGIQRLQADFQQPPAARRRPGVGRLLELCQRSGDRPTDISFGLGPRINAVSRIQGDASFCVELLTSRDINRCHQLAEITELANTRRKSLQKDVQAQVTQKLTQLDLSTTSVIVLEDTQWPVGVLGLVAGQVAQETGRPTILLSTEGVGEVGGVGGDILKDTPSSPSSPLARGSARSVNSVDLYQLVKKQAHLLHRFGGHPFAAGLSLLAENIPLFTQAINQQLRQTLGSVNLTPTVQADIAVTVADLGKELFLELKLLEPCGMGNPVPKLLIQNCWFENAWHRNQQDWQGKKVQYIKTEFDIRDDSGKNPFPGIWWGHYKDELPIGKCDCIAELDYNTYKKRYEIRLIAVRPNANSELKTHHSTHILDWRNLPPHSQLPSTDAINRVSIHSLILQECPTNWDDLRAWWRRSLYNNQQLVLAWSQPQHQPPQEIWFTLVGIAKYLSRTNQLATRTQILEKLKISDRCLLLGIKALKYWGFTVKRQDRSLQFSWDADSFQESNADAAIAEFQAAISEEQFQQNYFAEVPLSTIMAIASYETN, encoded by the coding sequence ATGCAGTGGATTTTAACAGCAACTGAACAACCACCCGATTGGTTTATCCAAGCAGTGAAAAAGTATGCACCTACAAATTCTCAAGGAACATATGCAGCACAACTATTATGGCAAAGAGGCATTAAAGAAGAATCACAATTAGCAGCATTTATTAACTATAAAACTTATCAACCAGCCAGCCCATTTGAGTTTGGGCAGGAAATGCAGTTAGGGGTAGCAAGATTAAAACAGGCATTGCAAGCTGGGGAAAAAGTGGCGATTTGGGGAGACTTTGATGCTGATGGTATTACTTCCACGGCTGTTCTTTGGGATGGGTTGGGGCAATTTTTCCCACAACATCAAAAGTTAGGTTATTACATTCCCAATCGCTTGAAAGAATCTCACGGTTTGAATGAATCAGGTATTGATGATTTAGCGAGTAAAGGTTTTACTTTAATTGTTACTTGTGACACAGGCAGCACAAATATTGATGAAATTATATACGCCCAAAAATTAGGTATAGATGTCATAGTTACAGACCACCACACTTTACCTGTAGAACGTCCACCAGTCATCGCAATTATTAACCCCCGCTATTTACCTAATGAACATCCGTTGTTTCATTTATCGGGCGTGGGTGTAGCTTATAAGTTAATAGAAGCTCTTTATCAAACCTTACCTGATATACCCAAAAATCCTTTAGAAGATTTATTAGATTTAGTCGCAGTAGGTTTAATTGCCGACTTAGTACAACTTAGTGGCGATTGTCGTTATTTAGCACAGTTGGGCATCCAAAGATTACAAGCCGATTTTCAACAACCACCAGCCGCCAGACGCAGACCAGGGGTAGGACGATTATTAGAATTGTGCCAGAGAAGTGGCGATCGCCCCACAGATATTTCCTTCGGTCTAGGGCCACGCATTAACGCAGTTAGCCGTATTCAAGGCGATGCAAGTTTCTGTGTAGAACTCCTAACCAGTCGAGACATTAATCGTTGTCATCAATTAGCCGAAATTACAGAACTAGCAAACACCCGGCGTAAGTCCTTACAGAAAGACGTACAAGCACAAGTAACTCAAAAACTCACACAACTAGACCTATCAACCACCAGCGTCATCGTCCTAGAAGATACCCAATGGCCTGTAGGTGTACTCGGTTTAGTCGCCGGACAAGTAGCCCAAGAGACAGGTCGCCCAACGATTTTGTTAAGTACTGAGGGAGTGGGGGAAGTGGGGGGAGTAGGGGGAGATATATTAAAAGATACTCCCTCATCCCCCTCATCTCCCCTCGCCCGTGGTTCGGCTCGTTCAGTCAACTCTGTTGATTTGTACCAATTGGTAAAAAAACAAGCACATTTATTACATCGCTTTGGCGGACATCCCTTTGCGGCTGGGTTGAGTTTGTTAGCAGAAAATATTCCTTTATTTACCCAAGCAATTAACCAGCAACTACGGCAAACTTTGGGGAGTGTGAACTTAACCCCAACAGTGCAAGCAGATATTGCAGTCACAGTTGCAGACTTAGGTAAAGAATTATTTTTAGAACTGAAACTCTTAGAACCATGCGGTATGGGAAACCCTGTTCCCAAACTTTTGATTCAAAACTGCTGGTTTGAAAATGCGTGGCATCGCAATCAACAAGATTGGCAAGGAAAAAAAGTACAGTATATTAAAACCGAATTTGATATCCGCGACGACTCTGGTAAAAATCCCTTCCCTGGTATTTGGTGGGGTCATTATAAAGACGAATTACCCATAGGTAAATGTGATTGTATAGCCGAACTAGACTACAACACCTATAAAAAACGCTACGAAATCAGATTAATTGCCGTCCGTCCCAACGCCAACTCAGAACTCAAAACCCACCACTCAACCCACATCCTCGACTGGCGTAACCTCCCCCCCCACTCCCAACTCCCCAGTACAGACGCGATTAATCGCGTCTCTATCCACTCCCTCATCCTCCAAGAATGCCCCACCAACTGGGACGATTTACGCGCTTGGTGGAGGCGATCGCTTTACAATAATCAACAACTAGTTCTAGCTTGGTCACAACCCCAGCACCAACCACCGCAAGAAATCTGGTTTACCCTAGTTGGTATTGCCAAATACCTCAGTCGCACAAATCAATTAGCTACCCGCACGCAAATTTTAGAAAAACTGAAGATTAGTGATAGATGCTTACTTTTAGGCATCAAAGCTTTAAAGTATTGGGGATTCACAGTCAAAAGACAAGACCGTTCTTTACAATTTAGCTGGGATGCTGACAGTTTCCAAGAAAGCAATGCTGATGCAGCTATTGCCGAGTTTCAAGCAGCCATCAGCGAAGAACAATTCCAGCAGAACTATTTTGCCGAAGTGCCTTTGTCTACTATTATGGCGATCGCTAGTTATGAGACTAATTAG
- a CDS encoding YdcF family protein — protein MRRKFTINSSVPIGQKLQKKWRLLQKLVWVLCLVFGSWLVITTITLVSAYSQPVDAFFVLGGSIRREIYISQIAKQYPQIPILISHGSQDPCIKLIFQRELADLDNVWLEKCANSTFENFYYGVPILKRWRVHKVKLITSPTHLPRAKWMAQILLGAHGIWVDVEVVKEKGVPGNRESVIKTGLDVTRSLFWAGLSQIIQPQCKDVIQLSQVDMSVWQRRGFKCERQGNLGR, from the coding sequence ATGAGGCGCAAATTCACGATAAATTCATCAGTTCCCATAGGACAGAAACTCCAAAAAAAGTGGCGATTACTACAAAAACTTGTGTGGGTTTTATGTCTAGTGTTTGGCAGTTGGCTTGTCATCACTACTATAACCTTAGTTTCTGCATATTCCCAGCCTGTCGATGCTTTTTTTGTCCTTGGTGGTAGCATTAGAAGGGAAATTTATATTTCTCAAATAGCCAAACAATATCCACAAATTCCGATTTTAATTTCTCATGGTTCTCAAGACCCATGTATTAAGTTAATTTTTCAGCGCGAATTGGCAGATTTAGACAATGTTTGGCTGGAAAAGTGCGCTAATTCGACTTTTGAAAATTTCTACTATGGAGTACCAATTTTAAAGCGTTGGCGAGTCCATAAGGTGAAACTTATAACTTCGCCCACTCACCTACCCAGAGCCAAATGGATGGCACAGATCCTTTTAGGCGCTCATGGTATTTGGGTTGATGTTGAGGTTGTTAAAGAAAAGGGTGTTCCTGGCAATCGAGAATCTGTAATAAAAACAGGATTAGATGTCACCCGTAGTTTATTTTGGGCAGGTTTGAGTCAGATTATTCAGCCCCAATGCAAAGATGTGATTCAACTAAGCCAAGTTGATATGTCAGTTTGGCAGCGTCGAGGCTTTAAATGTGAACGTCAAGGGAATTTGGGGAGATGA
- the ctpB gene encoding carboxyl-terminal processing protease CtpB yields MNSSAKNHSLLQIAMIGGAIATTATVSLFGPAWTRSVRAALQDSPKAVVDQVWQLVNSEYVDGKFNQQDWLAVRKNLLSKEYTSKEEAYVAIREALQKLNDPYTRFMDPQQFESLTNQTSGEVSGIGIRMELNETTKRLTVLEAIENSPALKAGIKAGDEILAIDGKSTHQMKVDDASKLIRGKEGTPITLRLGRTGNSTVDLKLTRAKIEVPTVSYNLKQEGNRRVGYIRLREFSAHASEQMERAIRNLNAQKVDSYVLDLRGNPGGLLQASVEIARMWLEDGGIVRTVNRQGVNEDMKANRTALTKLPLAVLVDGNSASASEILTGALKDNKRAVVVGSQTFGKALVQSVHELPDGSGLAVTIAHYYTPKGTDINHKGIAPDIKLELTEAQERQLASNPQLIGTQNDPQYARAIAALSSNNFARPPLNQTNPSMSLGARELKF; encoded by the coding sequence ATGAACTCATCTGCGAAAAATCACTCGCTGCTCCAAATTGCCATGATTGGAGGGGCGATCGCTACAACAGCAACTGTATCCTTATTTGGCCCCGCTTGGACTCGCAGCGTTCGCGCTGCCTTACAAGATAGCCCTAAAGCGGTGGTAGATCAAGTATGGCAATTAGTAAATAGTGAATATGTTGATGGCAAGTTTAATCAACAAGATTGGCTGGCAGTCAGAAAAAATTTATTAAGTAAAGAATATACATCTAAAGAAGAAGCGTATGTGGCAATTCGGGAAGCTTTACAAAAGCTCAACGATCCATATACAAGATTCATGGACCCTCAACAGTTTGAATCTCTTACCAATCAAACTTCTGGGGAAGTCTCCGGTATCGGCATCCGCATGGAACTAAATGAAACAACCAAGCGGCTGACTGTATTGGAAGCTATAGAAAACTCTCCCGCATTGAAAGCTGGGATCAAAGCTGGGGATGAAATATTAGCAATTGATGGTAAATCCACTCATCAAATGAAAGTGGATGATGCCTCTAAATTAATTCGTGGTAAAGAAGGCACTCCCATCACCTTACGTCTAGGACGTACTGGCAACAGCACCGTCGATTTAAAACTTACAAGAGCCAAAATAGAAGTCCCAACCGTCAGCTACAACCTCAAACAAGAAGGAAACCGTCGGGTTGGTTACATTCGTCTACGGGAATTTAGCGCCCACGCTTCCGAGCAAATGGAACGCGCTATCCGTAACTTGAATGCACAAAAAGTAGATTCTTACGTCCTAGATTTGCGCGGTAATCCCGGTGGTTTATTGCAAGCCAGTGTTGAAATTGCGCGGATGTGGTTAGAGGATGGCGGCATTGTCCGTACAGTTAACCGTCAGGGAGTTAACGAGGACATGAAGGCTAACCGCACTGCCTTAACAAAACTTCCTTTGGCCGTATTGGTAGATGGTAACTCGGCAAGCGCCAGTGAAATTTTGACAGGTGCGCTCAAGGATAATAAACGCGCCGTAGTTGTTGGCTCTCAAACCTTCGGTAAAGCCTTGGTGCAATCAGTTCATGAACTACCAGACGGTTCTGGTTTAGCAGTCACCATCGCTCACTACTACACCCCCAAAGGTACAGACATCAACCACAAAGGTATCGCCCCAGATATCAAACTAGAGCTAACCGAAGCACAGGAACGTCAACTAGCATCCAATCCTCAACTGATTGGCACTCAGAACGATCCTCAATATGCTCGTGCGATCGCAGCATTATCTAGTAATAACTTTGCCCGTCCTCCCCTTAACCAAACCAATCCATCTATGAGCCTGGGAGCAAGGGAATTGAAGTTTTAA
- a CDS encoding glycosyltransferase — protein MNYQQIDTTTANSFLPMVSVVVPIYNGEADLPDLIHCLTSQTYPKERVEYLLVDNNSSDRTYTLIEEFAANSPITIRPLNENQIQSSYAARNAGIRAAVGDIVVFTDADCRPQPQWINTLIKPFVNTEIAIVVGEILALPGKNLLEKHADRQDTLSQKHTLAHKFYPYGQTANLAIRRSVFHQSGLFRPYLNSGGDADICWRILQLNIGKLEFAPEAIIQHRHRATLKELASQWRRYGRSNRYLHELYGVDLMREISLKELGYRLARWLIKELPQNSVKAIAGKADLVDLLSTPISLFNAKARTQGQKNAKLPEEAKTIEWLE, from the coding sequence ATGAATTATCAGCAAATTGATACAACCACCGCCAACAGCTTTTTGCCTATGGTATCGGTGGTTGTTCCTATTTATAACGGTGAGGCAGATTTACCAGATTTAATTCACTGTTTGACATCTCAAACCTATCCGAAAGAACGGGTAGAGTATTTGTTAGTCGACAATAACAGCAGCGATCGCACATACACGCTCATAGAAGAATTTGCCGCTAATTCTCCCATTACCATTCGTCCCCTCAACGAAAACCAAATTCAAAGCTCCTACGCTGCTCGTAACGCTGGAATTAGGGCGGCTGTGGGTGACATTGTGGTATTTACGGATGCTGATTGCCGTCCTCAACCCCAATGGATTAATACACTGATTAAGCCTTTTGTCAACACTGAAATAGCCATTGTTGTGGGGGAAATTCTGGCCCTACCAGGAAAAAATTTATTAGAGAAACACGCAGACCGTCAAGACACACTCTCTCAAAAGCACACCCTTGCCCATAAGTTTTATCCCTATGGACAAACGGCTAACTTAGCAATACGGCGTAGTGTCTTTCATCAATCAGGATTATTTCGTCCCTATCTTAATAGTGGTGGAGATGCAGATATTTGTTGGCGCATCTTGCAGTTAAATATTGGCAAGCTAGAATTTGCCCCAGAAGCCATCATTCAGCATCGTCACCGTGCCACACTTAAAGAATTAGCCAGTCAATGGCGACGCTATGGACGCTCCAACCGCTATCTGCACGAATTGTATGGCGTAGATTTAATGCGAGAGATTAGCCTCAAGGAATTAGGCTACCGTTTAGCTCGTTGGTTAATTAAAGAGTTACCACAAAACAGTGTCAAAGCGATCGCAGGTAAAGCCGACTTAGTAGATTTGCTCAGTACTCCCATTAGCCTGTTTAATGCTAAAGCGCGTACTCAGGGACAAAAAAATGCCAAACTACCAGAAGAAGCTAAGACAATTGAATGGCTGGAATAA
- a CDS encoding response regulator transcription factor has translation MSAQLLLVDDEPGLREAVKDYLQESGYNVQVASNAREGWEWMQQNTPDLVISDVMMPQVDGYQFLKQLREDPRFQSLPVVFLTAKGMTSDRIQGYQAGVDAYLPKPFDPDELVAIVENLLTRRMSKAQISTEDGETPDIAELANQIAQIKALLTQRNAISQSPAPFKIDLTPREQSVLNLVAEGLMNKEIARRLETSVRNVEKYVSRLFSKTGTNSRTELVRFALEHGLAK, from the coding sequence ATGTCAGCACAATTGTTACTGGTAGATGATGAACCCGGATTAAGAGAAGCCGTTAAAGACTACTTACAAGAAAGTGGTTATAACGTTCAAGTCGCCAGTAATGCGCGTGAGGGTTGGGAGTGGATGCAGCAAAATACACCAGACCTAGTGATTTCTGATGTCATGATGCCACAGGTAGATGGGTATCAATTTCTCAAACAATTGCGCGAAGATCCCCGCTTTCAATCGCTACCCGTGGTATTTTTAACCGCAAAAGGGATGACAAGCGATCGCATTCAAGGTTATCAAGCTGGGGTTGATGCTTATCTACCTAAACCTTTTGATCCAGATGAGCTAGTAGCCATAGTAGAAAACTTACTCACCCGCCGCATGAGTAAGGCGCAAATTAGCACAGAAGATGGGGAAACACCAGATATTGCCGAATTAGCCAATCAAATTGCCCAAATCAAAGCTTTATTAACTCAAAGAAACGCTATTTCTCAGTCACCAGCCCCTTTTAAAATCGACCTTACCCCCAGAGAACAGAGTGTTTTAAATTTGGTAGCCGAAGGGTTAATGAACAAAGAAATCGCCCGCCGTTTAGAAACCAGCGTGCGTAACGTCGAAAAATATGTCAGTCGTTTGTTCAGCAAAACAGGTACTAACAGCCGTACAGAATTAGTTCGCTTTGCCTTAGAACACGGACTAGCAAAATAG
- a CDS encoding Npun_R1517 family heterocyst differentiation transcriptional regulator encodes MNSKALPRQINNIEVGVYECEIHLKFRLVEEKSLLGDREQLMQVLLDALTEGSDDFLEMLQASVKAQEVSEFKASPQMRRQLMRLRNAVDTNL; translated from the coding sequence ATGAACTCCAAAGCATTACCACGGCAGATAAATAATATAGAAGTCGGTGTCTATGAGTGCGAAATACATCTCAAATTTCGGTTAGTTGAGGAAAAAAGTTTGTTGGGCGATCGCGAGCAACTAATGCAGGTGCTACTAGATGCTCTAACAGAAGGGTCTGATGACTTTTTAGAGATGCTACAAGCGTCTGTAAAAGCACAAGAAGTCTCTGAGTTTAAAGCATCACCACAAATGCGCCGTCAACTAATGCGTTTACGTAACGCTGTTGATACCAATCTGTAG
- a CDS encoding NAD(P)H-quinone oxidoreductase subunit M, with translation MDNAMLLKSTTRHIRIFAAEIDRDGELVPSNQVLTLDIDPDNELNWNEDALQKIYRKFDELVEASSGADLTDYNLRRIGSDLEHYLRSLLQKGEISYNLSARVTNYSLGLPQVAVGDK, from the coding sequence ATGGACAACGCAATGCTGCTCAAGTCTACAACCCGACACATCCGCATTTTTGCAGCTGAAATTGACCGGGATGGCGAACTAGTTCCCAGTAATCAAGTCTTAACCTTGGATATTGACCCAGACAACGAACTAAACTGGAATGAAGATGCTTTACAAAAAATTTACCGTAAGTTCGATGAACTAGTGGAAGCTTCCAGTGGTGCAGATTTGACAGACTATAACTTACGCCGCATCGGCTCAGACTTGGAACATTATCTGCGATCGCTCCTGCAAAAAGGCGAAATTAGCTACAATCTCTCAGCTCGCGTCACTAACTACAGCTTGGGACTTCCTCAAGTTGCCGTGGGTGATAAATAA